The DNA window GAGATGTTAGCACACATCAGTAACCTTTACTGACTGACGGGGGTGCTACccgatagagatgaggctttTAGCCCGCTTGAGATAAGCGATCCCGTGCTAGTGGTGGATTGACCTGGCGCCAATTTGTTTGCCTCCAACCTCTTCACACGTGATTGTCTAGTGTGACCAGCGTTTGCAAAACCATTTCCCAGGCCGAAACCATCCCCGGCAATATGGCGATAATCGATCGCGATTATGTGCAAAAATCGCTccaatttaaatctaaaaatttgtatGGAGCCACGGCTGTTTATGTGATATGTCACAATTATCACGATATATTAGCTGAGAATCAATGTGGAACAATCAATATTGATAATCGTGATATATATGTCGATAACCCTGGTGACACAATCGATATTGATAATCACGGGTGTGAAAATCACGTGATATGTTATGATTATCACGATATATTAGCCGATAATTATGGTGTAACGATCAATATCAATAATTATGTTGGGCAATATCGATAATCACAGTTTTTCAGTATGACATGGTATGGTATGATCAATATTGATAATCAAAATCGATCAGTAATCGTGGTGAAACATCTATCAATATCGATAATCGTGGTATATATACCGATAATCACACCGATAATCATAGTGGCATGATCAATATCGACAACAACAAGAATTCCACCAATAATTGTGTGTTTTTATGTAATATCTCTTGGTAAATGTGGTTTTCACGGCTGGTTAGGATAAACAATTGCGACCTctctaatttttattcatttgttaaaataaaatttgttttccGACCATAATTGGATGCtatatgtgttatttttgaaaattttctttcaccACAAGGGTTCTAAAAACAAGAACTATCaccaagaattttttttcagctttttaCCGAGTgttcttcaaaatttttcaaatctcATGAAAATTGGCAAACCCTACAATGGCTTACCAAAGCTGCACCCTAGTTGCTCACGCGGTTATCATATAACTGTGGTGATTATCACGAAAATGCAAACCCTGAGCGTCACCTCGATAGACATCtttgcaataaatattttggggGTCTATTTAAAGAGtaagtttataaaaagaatCAGAACATAAAGAATTTAATACAAGCTTCTTCctcaaaaataattgatgCAACGTGCTAAAAAATAGAGCAAAACACTGGAATATGCAGCAAGTGcagcaactcaagaaaaatCATTGCAACAAAATCATTGAAAAAAAGCAAGAGTTTGCTGTCCTagtttcttcctcctcttgctAGATCCAGGCTCCACCAACATCCTCAGTTAGCACCAACCATGCATCTCCACTCCTTCTAACTCCATTGGCAGCACTAACCcagcttttctagattatcGACTGATGCATTTCAGAATCTTAATTAAGCGCCCTCAAACAGGGGTTAGTGCTTAAGATTCTGATAATGAGATGCACTCTatcataaactatatatactaTCTCCGTAAAAAAAACGACTTCTaagaataaatctagacagtCTAGTTTAATCcctagaagttttttttttttgggttggggggaggggggggggtagAGGGATATAATTTGCAAACATGAGTTGTGGACATGGTATACAGCCTTATGTGTGTGTAGTAGGGCTTGCTTGCTTGACAAAGATCATGAGGAagtgagggagggagggagaaaggGAACACCAAAGggtatgtatgtatacatcAGCCTAAGAACAAAATATGGAATTGTGGATAAAGGCAGTGACCAGTGATGCTTCTAGTGAGGGTATCCAATCATGCGGGTAGTGTCGGGGATGCCGAATAAAAacattatcaaaataaaacacaaaacatatatactccgTCTgctttatattgtaagattttttttagtcttgactAGATTTGCTCATGGATCAACACATattatattgtatatatatacatttcgATAAATCAGTATCTATATGAATACATGCATGACTAGAAAGTTGTACATCGTTAAATGGAGCTAGGTCGCGTTCGGCAAGGCCACTAATAACCCTAGATGTCCTCGTTTTTTCGCGCACACGCTTCTTGAACttctaaacggtgtattttatgagaaaattttctataggaaagttactttaaaaaatcatattaatctattttctattttttataattaataattaattaatcatgtactaatttattttatgttttccgTGTCAAATAACTAGCCCTCTATTACATCTTCCGAACACGGCCCTAGTACACATATTAATAGTGCAGTGACTCTTAAATCAGTGGACTCTCAATAGCAATTTGTATAGCTTGAACTACTGTAGCTTAGAGCAGATAAAACAGTaaactataagctagctataaacatattttaaggagataagagagaataGAGAAGAGCTGCGGGCTACatatttgtagccagctgcagtacagactccaagacacatgtgtgtatgacaggtgagaccgaatattaattgtatagcatatgtttatagataattattatataaattggctattaagttgactatagatgattgGGAGCTAACGGTTGGTTAtagtattgaacttgctcttagtggAATAATGGGTACGCATCCGTAAGCCGGCCTATCCAAGCGGGGCCAGCTAAAAATGTGAAAGCCAAAATAAGGCAATAGTGAGAGAGAATATTTGACCCGAGAAAGCTTCAGAATACGTACCAGCTGATCTACAGGGCGATCTCAAAGATTCTaagcttttcttttcctttcaaaaaagGTGATCCATAGGCCCTATTGAAATCATACACATGGCATAAATGATGCGCTGTCATGTAAAATTATAGACACACGCACAACAGGGGCACACAGCATATGCTAGCGACTGCATATATGtagctttatatatacatattattttcttaatttcgaAATTGTTATAGAAAAGGGGAAAATCCTTTCAtgttaaaaaggaaaaagaaatgctTACGGCCCGCACGCGTAGGCAGGCCATCATTTTTTCTCAGTAATATATGCTCTCATATTTTCTCTTCTACTTCTACgtacaagttaaaatttaaatttctaatcttaactttgaagttgaatttaagGGTTTGTttatgtagtttattttttaacctctTACCTtatagatcgctaaaaacacgtatataaaaactctattcataaattacttgttatttacaaatatgttatttatctttttcttaaaaaccaaacgatTAAACATACATATTGTCGTTTTTCtccaataattaatttttattgaatCCAGTCTCTACATGAATTAATTCATGCCGTCCTAAGAAATCAAAGACAGACAGACTGGGAATTGAATTCGTCAGAGCTGTCAAAATCTAGCTGGGAGAGAATTTGTCACCAAagtgccggccggccggatcAGCTAGGGTCGTTTTTCATGAGAATGTGTGATGTGCAAGGTCGGCAGCTCCTACCCTATAAATACTAGCTTTTTTCCCCAATAACAAACCAAGCAAGCAATTCAGCAAAGCCATCTACTGCTAGCTATACTGAACTCCTGTAGTATACTACCCTAGtgacacacacatacatatatacacacagtGGCATTAGAGCTAGCTAGAGCAGAGATCATCTTCTCCATATTTgtaggggaaaaaaatggcCAACGATTCCTTGGCTACAGGGCGTGTGATCGGCGATGTCCTGGACCCCTTCGTCAGCACTGTCGACCTCACTGTCGTGTATGGCGGCGGTGCCGACGACAGCATGCCAGTTATTAGCGGCGTTGAGCTTCGTGCGCCGGCGGTCGAGGATAGACCGGCGGTCGAGGTTGGGGGAGATGATCTTCGCGTCGCATACACTCTGGTGATAATTAAactctctagctagctaaatTCGATATCGATCATAGTTAATGTTCATATAGATATATTCAGGcgtgttcttcttcttttgcGATTCTGAAGTGTGTCTTCGTTTCGGAACTGGATTCTCTGACGTAACTGTTGCGTGGTTGCATGTACTATGTTGACATGTGGGCCATAGAAAGGATCCGGTTATGCCTCAAATGCATATGCAGTTATATCAGAGGATCTGGTTTCCTCGGTTTCATGGATGAAATAAGTAATAGATTCTAATAGATTTGTTAATTGATGTGTTGTAGGTGATGGTGGATCCTGATGCCCCTAACCCTAGCAACCCAACCCTGAGGGAGTACCTGCACTGGTGAGCTACCacccattaattaattagttagctCTGTAGCTAGCTTTTGTACCTTCACTACGCATGCACTGCAGCTGTGAGCTATGCACACGTGCGCATGCAATGGTGCAACATCAATGCAACGACACGAGATATCGTTTGCCAGTTGCAAATTGCAGTACATATGTGTAGGTTGCGAGcatctctctatatatagatgtatatatgcacataGAATGCATGCAGCACGCGTGTCTCAGCTATAGATATATATCTTCCAAACGTGTGCTGGCCACGCGATTAAttgatgatcgatcgatcagcccATATATGGAATATACTcgcatgcatatatagttttCATCCATGTTGTACACAGCTAGCTGTATTATCGCTGATCTCGATCGGTCCATGAAACAATTTatgtccatgcatgcatgcaggatgGTGACTGACATCCCAGCGTCAACCGATGCTACATACGGTACGTCGCATACATTCCCTCTTAACATCCTATATGTGTACACACACATTAACTTGTACACATACATACTAACactatttagatttatataaatactaataataaatctagacatatatatatacagagtgatatatatttattagtagataaatctagacatagaCATATCTAGctaattaaaaagttttataataattagtaACTAGATGAGATATATGGATAGATATGAAGTGATCGAATGCAAATATATGGGATGGGATGGGCAGGGAGGGAGGTGGTGTGCTACGAGAGGCCGAACCCGGCGACGGGGATCCACaggatggtggtggtgctgttcCGGCAGCTGGGGAGGGAGACGGTGTACGCGCCGCCGGTGCGCCACAACTTCAGCACCAGGGCCTTCGCCCGCCGCTACAACCTCGGcgcccccgtcgccgccgtctacTTCAACTGCCAGCGCCaggccggctccggcggccgccgcttcACCGGCCCCTACgtctctcgccgccgccaacaacCCTAATTAACTCATGCatatgatgcatgcatggtaaaCGTACGAATAAACGCTAGCTTGATCATTTCGCATGTTCTACTTGCTTGGTAATTACTCTCCTTGTTAAGAGTGTTGAGAGATCGAGTACGGTACTCGGTCGGTCGCTGTTACTTAAACTAAGTTGTGTAAGTTTGTAgcaaattatttctatatatatatagcttgtgGTGTGCGACGACATGTAATACACTATATTGATACACATATACACATAAATTATTATGTGATGTAGTAAACGAATTGAAATGGAATATAATGGATACATGTATTTTATGTATAGATGTGTGTgtacgtgtatatataataaattaagacaTATCATGCGGGTGGCGACAAAGACGCTGGCTTGCTGCACGTAGGACATGCATGGCGCcatcatacatacatatatatatatatatcatcattgTTGGTTTTGTGTACTCACATACTTATGGATAGCCCACAGTTTAAAAGGATATGATACAACAGGAGTATCGGCctcaataaatacatatatgtgtgtttctACTGAGATATTAAGGCTTGTTCgaaatgcaaaaaaattatagaatttCACAGGAAATCGTTTATTTCCTCTAAAACTTCACACCCCATCCAAATGAGATCTAGGATGGAATTGTTTCAGTTCATACTCTTAATTTTTCCCTAATTAAATATGCTAAAATAAAAGTGTTCAAGTGGTTGcatattatatgtgttttgaATAGGGATATCATGTTCTTTTCTCACTACagatttttaagatttttgcctttttttctcattacagttatatatatggataaataaaataacacaACATAACGCAACAGAGTTATTTATAACGTTGCACTTAAGCTGAAAAATTTACTTTCCCCAAAGAGTAAGGGTGTGtcacatatatgcatgtcaaGGCAAAATAGATAAGATTCTGCCGCTAGATATATCAATTCTGTAAAGATAtgctccctctatttttttttatttgacacctttaatttttaggtttagatgtgatcattcgtcttattcaaaaaattgtataattattaactattttgttgtgatttagTTTATTACCGAAGAAACTTAAatcatgacttataatttttatatatttgcacaaatttttgaacaagatgaatagttaaatgtagatccaaaaatttaaCGCCACCAAGTAAAAAAACGAAagatagtatatataaaaaaggtgCATACCTATATTcggcttataaataaaaaaaaagagagatatgAGAGGATATATACTTTAATGATGAGATAGCAACATCAAAATGTATCTTAACATTCGGCCGGTCAAATTCTTGTCTCCTTAAATGAGCACCTATGCTTTGAGCTGACTAAGcagattaaattaattaattaataatacatcatcatacatattatatatatggggtCATCTTACTTCAGCAAtcatctcctttttttttcccaccaaAAGAACGTGCATTTAAAGGCCACGGAGAAtctaggatgtgcactgttttCTTATTCGATGTTATATTGACTCTTGCATCTACATTGGAatactcgtcttatttattttttaaaaaaaatgtaaaattaagtCATGATTATAgtttctttaataataaatcaaatcctAACAAAAAtaggtaaaatatatataattctttaaataagatatattatcAAAGATATAAAAGAATCAACGACACATACTACCTACCTTAATATAGGAATGACATTATACtacattttataaataatactagaTGATCAATGTAATGACGGGTCGAGCAAGCTCGTGGAAGGCATGGATGAGTGACCTTTCTTGGGTGAAGCTGCTTGCCGAGGATATTGTTATATAACCATGCCACCGGTTTACACCTTGAAGTCAGGAGGGAGGTGCAGTGCTCGATCTATGTGGTTATTTAGCAGTCAACTAATAGTCAATTAATGAAAAAGATAGggaaccaaaacaaaaattaggGGTATATACAAGGAGTAGACAAATCTCAAGGGAATGGAAATAAcagctaaaattttaggtacATGGAAGGGATTCTCTCAAAAGTAAAACATTTACATACCCAggtttagatatatatatatgtcccaACTCTCACGAATAAATAGATGTTTAGGCTACTGCAAGTAcacaaaaaacacaaaagtactttctccgttttatgttataagattttctggatttatctagattcaaccatatatccatgtatatgttttgtatatatgtctagacttactagtatatatatgaatataggcagatcaaaaaatcttataatataaaacgaagaaaatactatttatatgcGATCTTATCTGTACATAGAACAGGATAGTTATTGTTGTTCAACATGCGGCGCTTGTCTAACCTAGGCTCCTCACGTGCAAATTAAGACGGAAGATGAACAATAGTGTTTCTCTCCTATTTTTGTATGAAACAGGATTTATtgtggaaaatattgaatataGAGGAATACGATGATCTATTGCATATTGCAATGACCCTCGTGGTTGTATTTATAGCGTACACAGGAGATAAAAACTTAAAGTATaggataaatattctatcgtatctctctaggattttatctttatctctagaaaATTTCTATTAAACTTTGTTATAGCTAACCATATGTATCTATATTTCTAACATTCCCCCTCAGTCGTAACGAGAGCAAAGTGAACGTTTGCGACTAGATTTGAAATCTTGTGTTTTACCATCTTCTCTTATTTGTTTCTCCACCATCAATTGCATCTTTAATAGTTTGATGGATAGACCTCCACCTCAGTGACTATGTCTCTTTCTGTGTCATCTCGGTCCTCCACCTTAGTGACTGTATCTCCTTCTGTGTCATCCCTTGTCTCTCGCTCCTCTATTTCATCCCATAGTCATAGGTTAAGTGTCATGGATAATAGTGATGACATATACGCTTTTGACTAGGAGTTGTCGAGGATGATTTGTTGTAATTTCTATCGAGATAGCCGATCATATGGTAGCCTGGTCGTTGTAGATATGGCAGTTGATGTAGCCGCATACAGCCGAAGGCGAGAAACAAAATTGGAGACGGAGTTGCGATCATAGATGATGCAGCGTGCAGATGTCAGGATGCCATTGGAAGCGTCTTTGCATATTTTAGAGGATGCCCTTGGGCCATCTTACAGATGTCAGAGAACACTGTTGATATCAGGTCACCAATTTTTTGTTGAACTTTGTACGTCGTTTAGGAGATCATCACCGTAGTGATGCCATGTTGCAACATGAATATTCATCGTTATGGACGAAGCGACGTCGTGTTGTTCCCATGTTGATGTAGACCATTGGCGGTATTATTTCAATGCATGTTGATGGCGGACATGGAGGACTCAGTGAAGATGTCAACTGCTTGATGTAGTGCTTGCTTGTTGGTTGATCGATGTCGCTGCACCTCTGCTTCTATCGCTAGAATTTAGGGATTTTGTAACTAGAAGAAACTAATCTAATACTAAATATTGATAGAAGTATAATCTAATCTATAGATGATTCAGGGTAGCTAGAAAAAATTGATCTAATACTAACCTATGATAGCTAATCGATGCGACATCCCAGGGAGATTCATGGAGAAATCATCTCCCCCGGGCGGCACGGGCGAAAGTTATGGCAACCAAAGATCTAATGGCGTTAGTCtatggctctgataccatgtgaaaaatattgaatagagAGAAATACTATGATCTATTGTATATTGCACTGATCCTCGTGGATGTATTTATACGTACATAGGAAATAGATACTTGGAGTACaggataaatattctatcgtatctctttttatctttatctctagagtttctatTGGACTCTTTTATATCTAATCGGatgtatctatatctctaacaccTAGAGCGAGCGGCATTGAATGCCCATCTACAAGACTACAACAACATATCCACTTTTTAGCTCTATATACATTGTGCTTCCAACTCGAGATATGACACATGATGTATCACTTGCACCACAACTAGTAAAAGACCAAAAGTTCTTAGATGTTATTCACCCTTAGTCTTTGTATTGtctataagaaaaagaaaaagataaagtgGATCTTAGTAAAAACAAACCCCACAGATACAAAGCATATGGGTGCTCTTAGGTCATTAGATTATACCGGTGAAGGATAGGACACATAGGCCCATTCGGCACACCAGTTGAGTTATCTAGATCCCCTCattttctaaactgctaaatagtatattttttataaaattttttaatagaaaagttgcttaaaatcatattaatctattttatatttttttataattaataattaattaatcatatactaatcttctaatatattttctacgCTGGATAACTTATCTTATCACCCAACACCGAATACGGCCATAGATAGAGCTATAGTATTATTGTCGACTATGTCTTAAGtgaaatttatggttaaattgTTTAAATAACGAATATGATAGTACAAATTTAGCACATTTTAGCGTATTCAATAATAGCGAATCAATCCATCCCTGGTAGGACCCTTTCTCTATCCATACTCCATACCGAGTAGAATCTTCACATGCCTCTATGTACCCAATCACCCAAATGCTTCCGCACCTATTCCTATTGTcaaatctatactattataaaaagcggtaACGATTCTGCCGGGATTTTTCGTCCGTCATCCTCCTGGGCCGACCAATCGCGCGTGGGCTGCTACACGTGGGCCGGGCGCTTTCTCCTGGCCTTGTTTGCCTACGATATTGGTACGTCGTCTACTTGGACCAACCAGACGCACGTGGGCTGCCGTGCGTGGGCCGATCAAGTCGTTTTCTCTCGGCGTCGTGGATGGAAATGAGGACGAGTGATGCGACTGCGTGCGTGGCCCACTGGATGAGGAGGCTGGTAGATCGATCCGATCggtctctttttctctttttctcttttttattgctTAAATAGATGATATTAATGAAAATTCAACGgtccaaatttatttgatcaCTATCCATTCATCCGGACTCTGATTAATATAAACTTAAACTCTATTTTATACTACTCGATAAACCCTACGCGTCCACAGTCTCCAATCgtcgatttttttattacttaaatagatgatattaatatatatccaactatctaaatttattcgaTCACTATCAATTCATCCAGACTGTGATTAATACAAACTTAAAGTCTATTTCGTACTACACGACGAACCCAAAGCGTGCACTGTCTCCGATCATCGATTTCAGGAATGGTATAAAAGTTAAGTTCTTTTACACCTCCTATTAATTGTTGTCaaaaaaaccatatttgaACACACGGGTATTACAACTTAGCTACAATATCTTGAGGAAACTGCGATGGCGGTCTTGTCTTTCTTAACTTCGGTTCATGACAGGTAAGTCATCGTCTTCTACTGTGTTTCTGTTTTTTACGATGATGTCTACTTTAGAATTTAGCACTAAATAGTTGAATTCttcgtaaaataaaataatagtgtTATTTCCGTCCAGTTTTCTCTCTATATTTGAAACTGTctgttttccatgttaaaaaattcaagtttaaatgcaaaaccaaaaaaaaagaattacaaATGTAGGCAATCGAGCATCTTTTATAACTTTCTAATTTGTTTAAGCCCATTGTAACATATAGGTATTTTGCTAGTAATACTCAAATCCAATTTCAGACGAAATAGGCAGAGCCCCGAAACAGCGAGCGAAacgagaagagaaaaaaaaaagcaaaatccAAAAAACACGCGATGAAAACGAGTCGTAAGACGTGCGAATTTCATCCAAAACTTAAATAACTCTCGGAAACAAAACCTCGCACGAGTCCTCACACCTCAGTCGTGACGTCACGAACGACTcctcccccaccccacccccatAACACCGTCGACCTGCTGGAGGGAAGAAGCCCAACGCAACCTGCAAAAGCCGCCGCGACGAAGCGAGCCGTCCAAGCAACCACCACCTGCCCCCTCTCTCGCTCTCGTCTCGCTTCCCGATGGATCGCGGCCGGCTCGCCGTGCTCTCCGCCCACCTCGCCGGGGAGGCGGACtccgcggctgcggcggcggcgggggggcTGGAGAGGTTGGTGGtttcgtcgtcggcggcggcgggggcgggggcgacTCCACCtggggcgcgcggcggcgcgctcgcGGTGGTGGACGGGAGGACGGGGAGGAGGTATGAGGTGAAGGTGTCCGAGGAGGGGACCGTGCGCGCCACCGATTTCAAGAAGGTGCTTGCTTTGCTCTGCGTTCTTACGGCGTGCTATGCCGTGCCGCGATCTGCGGTGTATTTGGGGAATTCGGGATTTTTGGGCGGCGGTGGATCAATCTGAGTCCCTGTGGATTCGGGATTGTGCTCCACTGTCTGTATACGATGGGCCGAGCTGACTTCTCGCTTCAGTAATTTTCGCTCGTTAGTTCCAAGATTGTGATTGGGTAACAAAGCAATGTGCAAAGTTTCTCACCTCTGGACAAATCATCAGTTTAGTTCCTTAAATTGTACTACATAATGGATATCGTTGGGGGCGATTTCCAGTTGTTACTGTTAGTCTGGTTGACTTAGATGGAGATCGGTATATGCTTGGTTGCTTACAGTTTGTGTCATTTACCACTTCTAGTGCTTGCAGGCGACCGCACAGTTCTAGTAAAATTATTGCTTGTGAGCGAACTAGAAGGAAGTCAACAAATTTTTAGTTGATTCTGCCACATGTTATGATGCCTTCGCTAAATGAGATCAGCTTGAACGTGACAAAATTGTTCTCTTTGGTTAATTGTTGCAGATTACCACTGGAAAGGATGACAAGGGTCTTAAGATTTATGATCCTGGTTATCTCAACACAGCTCCAGTTCGTTCGTCCATCTGCTACATCGATGGGGATGAGGGAATTCTTCGTTACAGGGGATATCCGATTGAAGAGTTGGCTGAAAGCAGTTCCTTTGTTGAGGTGGCCTACCTCTTGAGTAAGTGGTTTGCACCTTGGTTTGCTCTTTAATGTAAGTGTAGTTTTGCTGCTGAGAACATGTTGCTCTTGCAGTGTACGGAAGTTTGCCTACCCAGAGCCAACTGGCTGGATGGGAGTTTGCAATTTCTCAGCACTCTGCTGTTCCGCAGGGACTCTTGGTATATTTtgtcatcttttattttgtataattGCAGTATATATGGACCTCTTTTTCTGCTTGACTTGTACGTTCAGCTAATAGCTTTGTGCTCTTCTAACGTTGGCAGGACATCATACAATCAATGCCTCATGATGCTCACCCCATGGGTGTCCTTGCCAGTGCAATGAGCACTCTTTCGGTCTTCCATCCAGATGCAAACCCTGCTCTTAGAGTAAGCACTCTCTAAATGCACTCATTGGACCGGTTATTTTTTCACATGATTTCACTTGACATGATAGAatcagccaaaatttgaattaataatagcAGCATTGTGCATTCACCAGCTattatatttaacaatttgtTGTTGCTAATGACACGTTCCACTTATGTAGGGTCAAGACCTTTACAAATCGAAGCAGGCTAGGGATAAGCAGATTGTGCGAGTGCTTGGGAAGGTATGTCTAAGAAACACCCTATTTCTTGATTTAGCAAAGTGAATTATAGGATGATTTCCCAGCTTAATGATATGCCCTGTCTGGTTCATAGAAAATAGCTAGAGATATTTGTTTTGATGGTCATGATGCAGATCACAATGATACTGTTTGGCAATAAACTTGATTTTCTGTGTCTGTTATTCTATACAGGCACCAACAATTGCAGCTGCAGCCTACTTGAGATTAGCAGGAAGATCTTCTATTCTTCCTACAAATAATCTCTCTTATTCAGagaactttttatatatgctagACTCTTTGTAAGTTACATCACTTatcatcccccccccccccccacacacacacacaaaaatgtAAATCGCTGTGTAAATCAATTTTGTGAATGACTGTAATACTGAttcatattctttttctttactgTGGTGCAGGGGTGACAAAACATACAAGCCAAATCCTAGACTTGCTAGGGTTCTAGATATCCTTTTTGTTCTTCATGCTGAACATGAAATGAACTGCTCTACAGCTGCTGCTAGGCACCTTGCTTCAAGGTAAATCATGCCATTCATTTTAACAATTGGGAGTCTGACGTTGCCTGATTATTCATACTGTTTCTACAGTGGTGTTGATGTCTTCACTGCTCTTTCTGGTGCTGTTGGAGCTCTGTATGGTCCCCTGCACGGTGGTGCAAATGAGGTAAACAATATTGAGCAATGCTTGCTTTTGATTCTTGCATTGAACATGCAGTCCTCATTTTACAATCATAGGACCAAGCTTAGAAGTACCAGACACAGTCTATGtactatataatttgttttattaacaaTGTCAAATAAAGTCACCTCCTATGTagagataatttttatttaattgaaaagttatttctacagcatttctttcttttctctaaatCCATTTGTATCATTAGAATTTATTAAGtaattattcatatatgatGGACAAGAATTAATGGAATTCCCTAACATGCCAGGCAGTACTTAAAATGTTAAATGAGATTGGAAGTGTGGAAAATATTCCTGATTTCATCGAGGGA is part of the Oryza brachyantha chromosome 2, ObraRS2, whole genome shotgun sequence genome and encodes:
- the LOC102712966 gene encoding protein RICE FLOWERING LOCUS T 1-like, yielding MANDSLATGRVIGDVLDPFVSTVDLTVVYGGGADDSMPVISGVELRAPAVEDRPAVEVGGDDLRVAYTLVMVDPDAPNPSNPTLREYLHWMVTDIPASTDATYGREVVCYERPNPATGIHRMVVVLFRQLGRETVYAPPVRHNFSTRAFARRYNLGAPVAAVYFNCQRQAGSGGRRFTGPYVSRRRQQP
- the LOC102713244 gene encoding citrate synthase, glyoxysomal-like — translated: MDRGRLAVLSAHLAGEADSAAAAAAGGLERLVVSSSAAAGAGATPPGARGGALAVVDGRTGRRYEVKVSEEGTVRATDFKKITTGKDDKGLKIYDPGYLNTAPVRSSICYIDGDEGILRYRGYPIEELAESSSFVEVAYLLMYGSLPTQSQLAGWEFAISQHSAVPQGLLDIIQSMPHDAHPMGVLASAMSTLSVFHPDANPALRGQDLYKSKQARDKQIVRVLGKAPTIAAAAYLRLAGRSSILPTNNLSYSENFLYMLDSLGDKTYKPNPRLARVLDILFVLHAEHEMNCSTAAARHLASSGVDVFTALSGAVGALYGPLHGGANEAVLKMLNEIGSVENIPDFIEGVKNRKRKMSGFGHRVYKNYDPRAKVIRKLAEEVFSIVGRDPLIEVAVALEKAALSDDYFVKRKLYPNVDFYSGLIYRAMGFPTEFFPVLFAIPRMAGWLAHWKESLDDPDTKIMRPQQVYTGVWLRHYTPVRERVPASQNEQLGQIATSNATRRRRAGSAL